A stretch of the Bordetella genomosp. 8 genome encodes the following:
- a CDS encoding MFS transporter, translating to METVMTPGASAPATSAEDPLYRKVTLRLVPFLVLCYVVAYLDRVNVGFAKLQMLQDLQFSDTVYGLGAGIFFLGYFLFEVPSNIILHRVGARRWIARIMITWGIISSAMIFVTTPGMFYLLRFLLGLAEAGFFPGIILYLTYWFPHARRGRITTFFMTAVPLSGLIGGPISGWIMHTFHGDHGMAGWQWLFILEGLPSIVIGLVVLWYLDDRISQAKWLTESERATLARNIEAEEKTKQDPPIREAMTKPRVWAMASIYFSFVMGLYGVGFWMPTLIRNTGVQDPLMIGLLTAVPNLFAVIGMILIARSSDRQHERRWHLAIPSLIGAVGLVVSAMYSGNTWIAILALTVANVGICTVLPLFWSLPTAVLGGTAAAAGIALINSVSNLAGFISPYLVGWLKDTTGSTNSGIYVLAACLCAGALIALAQPAKLVNR from the coding sequence ATGGAAACCGTCATGACACCCGGCGCTTCGGCGCCCGCGACCAGCGCAGAAGATCCGCTCTACCGTAAGGTGACCTTGCGGCTGGTGCCTTTCCTGGTGCTCTGCTACGTGGTCGCCTACCTGGACCGCGTGAACGTGGGTTTCGCCAAGCTGCAGATGCTGCAGGACCTGCAATTCAGCGATACGGTCTACGGACTGGGCGCGGGGATTTTCTTCCTGGGCTATTTCCTCTTCGAAGTGCCCAGCAACATCATCCTGCATCGCGTCGGCGCGCGCCGTTGGATCGCGCGCATCATGATCACCTGGGGCATCATTTCGTCCGCGATGATCTTCGTGACGACGCCCGGCATGTTCTATCTGCTGCGCTTCCTGCTCGGCCTGGCGGAAGCCGGATTCTTCCCGGGCATCATCCTGTACCTGACCTACTGGTTCCCGCACGCGCGCCGCGGCCGCATCACCACGTTTTTCATGACCGCGGTGCCTTTGTCGGGATTGATCGGCGGTCCCATTTCCGGCTGGATCATGCATACCTTCCACGGCGACCATGGCATGGCCGGCTGGCAATGGCTGTTCATCCTGGAAGGGCTGCCGTCGATCGTCATCGGCCTGGTCGTGCTGTGGTACCTGGACGACCGCATCAGCCAGGCGAAATGGCTGACCGAGAGCGAGCGCGCGACGCTGGCCCGCAATATCGAGGCGGAAGAGAAAACCAAGCAGGATCCGCCGATCCGCGAAGCGATGACCAAGCCGCGCGTCTGGGCCATGGCCAGCATTTACTTTTCCTTCGTCATGGGGCTGTACGGCGTGGGTTTCTGGATGCCTACGCTGATCCGCAATACCGGCGTGCAGGACCCGCTGATGATCGGGCTGCTGACCGCGGTGCCTAACCTGTTCGCGGTCATCGGCATGATCCTGATCGCACGCAGTTCGGACCGCCAGCACGAGCGCCGCTGGCACCTGGCGATTCCTTCGCTGATCGGGGCGGTGGGGCTGGTGGTATCCGCCATGTATAGCGGCAATACCTGGATCGCCATCCTGGCGCTGACCGTGGCGAACGTGGGCATCTGCACGGTGTTGCCGCTGTTCTGGAGCCTGCCCACCGCCGTGCTGGGCGGGACGGCGGCCGCCGCGGGGATCGCGCTGATCAATTCGGTGAGCAACCTGGCGGGCTTCATCAGCCCGTATCTGGTGGGCTGGCTGAAGGACACGACGGGTTCGACCAACAGCGGTATCTACGTTTTGGCCGCCTGCCTGTGCGCGGGCGCGCTGATCGCCCTGGCCCAACCCGCCAAGCTGGTGAACCGTTAG
- the prfB gene encoding peptide chain release factor 2 (programmed frameshift), translated as MEAERQNQIAARLADYAEREKALRRYLDYDAKSERLQVVNAELENPDVWNDPKHAQDLGREKKSLEDVVQTLSALGSGLADAAELFELAASDEDDATLLSIETDADAFQEKLEGLEFRRMFANPADPLNCFLDIQAGAGGTEAQDWASMLLRQYLKYCERKGFKAEVLEESEGEVAGIKSATIKVEGEYAFGYLRTETGVHRLVRKSPFDSSGGRHTSFASVFVYPEIDDSFEIEINPADLRVDTYRASGAGGQHINKTDSAVRITHMPTGIVVQCQNDRSQHRNRAEAMQMLKSRLYELEMRNRMAEQQKLEDSKTDVGWGHQIRSYVLDQSRIKDLRTNVEISNTQKVLDGDLDPFIQASLKQGV; from the exons ATGGAAGCCGAACGCCAGAACCAGATCGCCGCCCGCCTCGCCGACTACGCGGAGCGCGAAAAGGCGCTACGGAGGTATCTT GACTACGATGCCAAGTCCGAACGCCTGCAAGTCGTAAACGCCGAACTCGAAAACCCCGACGTCTGGAACGATCCCAAGCACGCCCAGGATCTGGGCCGTGAAAAGAAAAGCCTGGAAGATGTCGTCCAGACGCTGTCCGCGCTGGGCAGCGGGCTGGCGGACGCCGCCGAACTGTTCGAACTGGCCGCCTCCGACGAAGACGACGCCACGCTGCTGTCCATCGAAACGGACGCCGACGCCTTCCAGGAAAAACTCGAAGGCCTGGAATTCCGCCGCATGTTCGCCAATCCGGCGGATCCGCTGAACTGCTTCCTGGACATCCAGGCCGGCGCCGGCGGCACCGAAGCCCAGGATTGGGCGTCGATGCTGCTGCGCCAGTACCTGAAGTACTGCGAACGCAAAGGCTTCAAGGCCGAAGTCCTGGAAGAATCGGAAGGCGAAGTCGCCGGCATCAAGTCGGCCACCATCAAGGTGGAAGGCGAATACGCCTTCGGCTACCTGCGCACCGAGACCGGCGTGCATCGCCTCGTGCGCAAAAGCCCCTTCGACTCCTCCGGCGGACGCCATACCTCCTTCGCCAGCGTTTTCGTCTATCCGGAGATCGACGATTCCTTCGAAATCGAGATCAATCCGGCCGACCTGCGCGTGGACACCTACCGCGCCAGCGGCGCCGGCGGCCAGCACATCAACAAGACCGACTCCGCGGTCCGCATCACGCACATGCCCACCGGCATCGTGGTGCAATGCCAGAATGACCGGTCGCAGCACCGCAACCGCGCGGAAGCCATGCAGATGCTGAAGTCGCGCCTGTACGAACTGGAAATGCGCAACCGGATGGCCGAACAGCAGAAGCTGGAAGACTCCAAGACGGACGTCGGCTGGGGCCACCAGATCCGCTCCTACGTGCTGGACCAGAGCCGCATCAAGGATCTGCGCACCAACGTGGAAATCTCCAATACGCAGAAAGTCCTGGACGGCGACCTGGATCCTTTCATCCAGGCCAGCCTGAAACAGGGCGTCTGA
- a CDS encoding SDR family oxidoreductase: protein MTQSVVVLTGASRGIGAALARQLAQPGTRLITLARRQDPELAAHASAQGVELEQIAVDLADTAAATAVAARVAAGLPRDAKRYALINNAGTVNPVASVDTLDDAAAINQALNLNVVAVMLLTSRFLAATRDLQADRRVLNISSGAGRNPTAGWGVYCATKAALDMYTRVAKQEHDAHGARFVSLAPGVVDTDMQGVIRGSNPGAFPALPRFQDLHASGKLAAPADVAARIAAYLERDDFGNTEIDDIRNYN, encoded by the coding sequence ATGACCCAATCCGTAGTCGTTCTGACCGGCGCTTCCCGCGGCATCGGCGCCGCACTGGCGCGTCAGCTGGCCCAGCCGGGCACGCGCCTGATCACCCTGGCGCGGCGCCAGGATCCCGAACTGGCGGCCCATGCCTCGGCCCAGGGCGTGGAATTGGAACAGATCGCCGTCGACCTCGCGGATACGGCTGCCGCGACCGCGGTCGCGGCACGCGTGGCCGCTGGCTTGCCGCGCGACGCCAAGCGCTATGCGCTGATCAACAACGCCGGTACCGTGAACCCCGTCGCCTCGGTGGATACCCTGGACGACGCGGCAGCCATCAACCAGGCCCTGAACCTGAACGTCGTGGCGGTCATGCTGCTGACCTCGCGCTTCCTGGCAGCGACGCGCGACCTGCAAGCCGACCGCCGCGTGCTGAACATTTCCTCCGGCGCCGGCCGCAATCCGACCGCCGGCTGGGGCGTCTACTGCGCCACCAAGGCCGCACTGGACATGTACACGCGCGTCGCCAAGCAGGAACACGACGCCCATGGCGCCCGCTTCGTCTCGCTGGCGCCGGGCGTGGTCGATACCGACATGCAGGGCGTCATCCGCGGCAGCAACCCAGGCGCCTTCCCTGCCCTGCCGCGCTTCCAGGACCTGCACGCCAGCGGCAAGCTAGCCGCCCCGGCCGACGTCGCCGCGCGCATTGCCGCCTATCTGGAACGCGACGATTTCGGCAACACCGAAATCGACGACATCCGCAATTACAACTGA
- the lysS gene encoding lysine--tRNA ligase: MTDSSTAPTAQDLAGRDENRLIAERRAKLAKLRESGPAFPNDFTPDARAADLHAAYDDTDQEALAAMGKVVKVAGRMMLKRVMGKASFATVQDASGRIQIYLDRGVLGDDSYAAFKQWDIGDVIAVEGSVFKTNKGELSIHASQARLLSKSLRPLPDKFHGVADQELRYRQRYVDLIMTDATRRTFEARSKTIGAIRQYMLNAGFHEVETPMLHPIPGGASAKPFVTHHNALDMEMFLRIAPELYLKRLIVGGFDRVFEVNRNFRNEGVSPRHNPEFTMMEFYAAYTDYRWLMDFTEQLIRQAAIAATGSAVLTYQDRELDLSRPFDRLTICEAILKYAPGYTQAQLDDADFVRAELRKLKVDVDAPPLARAGLGAMQLALFEETAESLLWNPTYIIDYPVEVSPLARASDTRPGITERFELFITGREIANGFSELNDPEDQAERFRAQVEAKDAGDEEAMYYDADYIRALEYGMPPTGGCGIGIDRLVMLLTDSPSIRDVILFPHLRRED, encoded by the coding sequence ATGACCGACTCTTCGACCGCTCCCACCGCGCAGGACCTGGCTGGCCGCGATGAAAACCGCCTGATCGCCGAACGGCGAGCCAAACTGGCCAAACTGCGCGAAAGCGGCCCCGCCTTTCCGAACGACTTCACGCCCGACGCCCGCGCCGCTGACCTGCACGCGGCCTACGACGACACCGACCAGGAAGCCCTGGCCGCGATGGGCAAGGTGGTCAAGGTCGCTGGCCGCATGATGCTCAAGCGCGTCATGGGCAAGGCCAGCTTCGCCACGGTGCAGGACGCCAGCGGCCGCATCCAGATCTACCTGGACCGCGGCGTACTGGGCGACGACAGCTACGCGGCCTTCAAGCAGTGGGATATCGGCGACGTCATCGCGGTCGAAGGCTCGGTCTTCAAGACGAACAAGGGCGAACTTTCCATCCACGCGTCGCAGGCCCGCCTGCTTTCCAAGTCGCTGCGCCCCCTGCCCGACAAGTTCCACGGCGTGGCCGACCAGGAGCTGCGCTATCGCCAGCGCTACGTCGATCTGATCATGACCGACGCCACGCGACGCACCTTCGAGGCGCGTAGCAAGACGATAGGCGCGATACGCCAGTACATGCTGAATGCCGGCTTCCACGAAGTCGAAACGCCCATGCTGCATCCCATTCCGGGCGGGGCGTCGGCCAAGCCCTTCGTCACGCATCACAACGCGCTGGACATGGAAATGTTCCTGCGCATCGCGCCCGAGCTCTACCTGAAGCGCCTGATCGTCGGCGGCTTCGACCGCGTGTTCGAGGTCAACCGCAACTTCCGCAACGAAGGGGTCAGCCCGCGCCACAACCCCGAGTTCACCATGATGGAGTTCTACGCGGCCTACACCGATTACCGGTGGTTGATGGACTTCACGGAACAACTGATCCGCCAGGCGGCGATTGCCGCCACCGGCAGCGCCGTGCTGACCTACCAGGATCGCGAACTGGACCTGTCCCGGCCCTTCGACCGGCTGACGATCTGCGAAGCCATCCTGAAGTACGCGCCGGGGTACACCCAGGCCCAGTTGGACGACGCGGACTTCGTACGCGCCGAACTCAGGAAACTGAAGGTCGACGTCGACGCGCCGCCGCTGGCGCGCGCCGGCCTGGGCGCAATGCAGTTGGCGCTGTTCGAGGAAACCGCCGAGTCCTTGCTGTGGAATCCGACCTACATCATCGACTACCCGGTGGAAGTTTCGCCGCTGGCGCGCGCCTCGGATACGCGTCCGGGCATCACCGAACGCTTCGAGCTGTTCATCACCGGGCGCGAGATCGCCAACGGCTTTTCGGAGCTGAACGATCCGGAAGACCAGGCGGAGCGCTTCCGCGCCCAGGTGGAAGCCAAGGATGCCGGCGATGAAGAAGCCATGTACTACGACGCGGACTACATTCGCGCCCTGGAATACGGCATGCCGCCCACCGGCGGCTGCGGCATCGGCATCGACCGCCTGGTCATGCTGCTGACCGACAGTCCCAGCATTCGCGACGTCATCCTGTTCCCGCACCTGCGCCGCGAGGATTAA
- a CDS encoding methylglyoxal synthase → MTAPILHFGLAANRLHHETPDAVLFDWLRACSASIREMGVHLYTVGRTHDAITREGMLQGYAGLIRYPYGREGGLMKLVARVTEGRDGTVPFDGAIYFIDPVDPSSVFPEAQALKRQCVTHGKPFISTLAGAREWMEVERLHAGLAPDPAAAELFDFSAQTLALVAHDALKDEMVAFADQHFDLLSRFRRRVATGTTGGRLNDLAWSRGWPRDKPWTHRYLSGPLGGDAQIAELVLERQCQRVIFFEDPHVARQHEADIQLLERAVRVVSRVASCATSPAVARRWAQAVLVRDAAAGAA, encoded by the coding sequence ATGACCGCTCCCATCCTGCACTTCGGCCTGGCCGCGAACCGGCTGCATCACGAGACTCCCGATGCCGTGCTGTTCGATTGGCTGAGGGCCTGTTCGGCCAGCATCCGGGAGATGGGCGTGCATCTCTACACCGTGGGCCGCACCCACGACGCAATCACGCGCGAAGGGATGCTGCAGGGCTATGCGGGATTGATACGTTATCCCTACGGCCGCGAAGGCGGCCTGATGAAGCTGGTGGCGCGCGTGACGGAAGGGCGCGATGGCACGGTGCCTTTCGACGGCGCCATCTACTTCATCGATCCGGTGGATCCATCATCCGTGTTTCCGGAAGCGCAGGCGCTTAAACGCCAGTGCGTGACGCACGGCAAACCTTTCATTTCCACCCTGGCCGGGGCGCGCGAATGGATGGAAGTGGAGCGCCTGCACGCGGGCCTGGCCCCAGATCCGGCGGCGGCGGAGCTGTTCGATTTTTCGGCGCAGACGCTGGCGCTGGTCGCCCATGACGCGTTGAAGGACGAAATGGTGGCCTTCGCGGACCAGCACTTCGACCTGCTGTCACGCTTCAGGCGGCGGGTCGCCACCGGCACGACCGGGGGACGCCTGAACGATCTGGCGTGGTCGCGGGGCTGGCCCCGGGACAAACCCTGGACGCATCGCTACCTGAGCGGCCCGCTGGGGGGCGACGCCCAGATCGCCGAGCTGGTCCTGGAGCGGCAATGCCAACGGGTCATCTTTTTTGAAGACCCGCACGTGGCGCGGCAGCACGAGGCCGATATCCAACTGCTGGAACGCGCGGTGCGGGTGGTTTCGCGGGTGGCGTCCTGCGCCACGTCGCCAGCGGTGGCGCGCCGCTGGGCGCAGGCGGTGCTGGTGCGCGACGCCGCAGCCGGCGCCGCGTAG
- the iscX gene encoding Fe-S cluster assembly protein IscX, with product MKWTDVFDIAAALADAHPDVDPNQVRFTALRDMVMALPGFNDDPGRCGEKILEAIQQAWIEEQD from the coding sequence ATGAAGTGGACCGATGTGTTCGATATCGCCGCGGCGCTGGCCGACGCGCATCCTGACGTCGACCCCAATCAGGTACGGTTCACGGCGCTGCGCGACATGGTAATGGCGCTGCCGGGATTCAACGACGATCCGGGACGTTGCGGCGAGAAGATCCTGGAAGCCATCCAGCAGGCCTGGATCGAAGAGCAGGACTGA
- the fdx gene encoding ISC system 2Fe-2S type ferredoxin: protein MPKLTVLPHPDVCPEGKVIEDAPSGVSICRVLLDHDVEIEHACELSCACTTCHVVVRQGYQSLEEASDSEEDLLDKAWGLTSTSRLSCQARIADQDLTVEIPRYTINHAKENH from the coding sequence ATGCCGAAACTGACCGTATTGCCGCATCCCGATGTCTGTCCCGAAGGAAAAGTCATCGAGGACGCGCCCAGTGGGGTTTCGATCTGTCGGGTCCTGCTGGATCATGACGTCGAAATCGAGCACGCCTGCGAGCTGTCCTGCGCATGCACGACCTGCCACGTCGTCGTCCGCCAGGGCTATCAATCGCTGGAAGAGGCGAGCGACTCGGAAGAGGACCTGCTCGACAAGGCCTGGGGCCTGACGTCGACCTCGCGCCTGTCCTGCCAGGCCAGGATCGCGGACCAGGATCTGACCGTGGAAATCCCACGCTACACGATCAATCACGCCAAGGAGAACCACTGA
- the hscA gene encoding Fe-S protein assembly chaperone HscA, which produces MALLQISEPGESPAPHQRKLAVGIDLGTTNSLVATVRSSVPEVLLDESGRALLPSAVRYFSDRQPIVGHDALGAQAEDPSNTIVSVKRFMGRTTEEARASGSAYDFVDAPGVGTPGTETSGAGASGTVRLRTAHGDLTPVEVSSHILARLRSRAEAALGDELVGAVITVPAYFDDAQRQATRDAARLAGLNVLRLLNEPTAAAIAYGLENAAEGVYAVYDLGGGTFDVSILRLTKGVFEVVATGGDTALGGDDFDALIAQRVTEAVAGSAGWSRHDRRALLVAARAARERLSDADETLVSFQLQDGTAVDVPLTRGQFETMAAPLIERTLDCARRALRDANLQPADVRGVVMVGGATRTPVVRRAVGELFGQPPLTDLDPDQVVALGAALQANLLAGNRMAGEDWLLLDVIPLSLGLETMGGLVERIIPRNSTIPVARAQEFTTFKDGQGAMSIHVVQGERELVSACRSLARFELRGIPPMVAGAARIRVTFQVDADGLLGVTAREQTTGVEASVTVKPSYGLSDDDITRMLADSIDQADADARARMLREQQVEARQLVESVRAALAVDGDLLDDGERAHVDEALARADSVRDGDDLEQVRAAVSALSEATDAFAARRMDRSIRKALSGRKLDELS; this is translated from the coding sequence ATGGCTTTATTGCAGATTTCAGAACCGGGTGAATCGCCCGCGCCGCATCAGCGCAAGCTGGCGGTGGGGATAGACCTGGGCACGACCAATTCGCTGGTGGCGACGGTGCGCAGCAGCGTGCCCGAGGTTCTGCTCGATGAGTCCGGGCGTGCGCTGCTGCCATCGGCGGTGCGTTATTTCAGCGATCGCCAGCCGATCGTGGGGCACGATGCGCTGGGTGCGCAGGCGGAAGATCCCAGCAATACCATCGTGTCGGTGAAGCGCTTCATGGGCCGTACCACGGAGGAAGCGCGCGCCTCGGGCAGCGCCTATGACTTCGTGGACGCGCCCGGCGTGGGCACGCCAGGCACAGAAACGTCCGGCGCGGGAGCGTCCGGCACCGTCCGGCTGCGCACCGCGCATGGCGACCTCACGCCCGTGGAAGTGTCTTCCCATATCCTGGCGCGACTGCGCAGCCGCGCCGAAGCGGCGCTCGGCGATGAACTGGTGGGCGCGGTCATCACCGTGCCCGCGTATTTCGACGATGCCCAACGGCAGGCGACGCGCGATGCCGCCAGGCTGGCCGGGCTGAACGTGCTGCGCCTGCTGAACGAGCCGACCGCCGCCGCCATCGCCTACGGACTGGAAAATGCCGCCGAAGGAGTCTATGCCGTCTACGACCTGGGTGGCGGTACCTTCGACGTATCCATTCTTCGCCTGACCAAGGGTGTGTTCGAAGTCGTTGCCACAGGGGGCGATACCGCACTGGGCGGCGATGACTTCGACGCCCTGATCGCGCAGCGGGTCACCGAGGCGGTGGCGGGGTCGGCTGGCTGGTCCCGCCATGATCGCCGCGCGCTGCTGGTGGCCGCGCGCGCGGCGCGCGAGCGCTTGTCCGATGCCGATGAAACGCTGGTCAGCTTCCAGCTGCAGGACGGCACCGCCGTGGATGTGCCGCTCACCCGCGGGCAGTTCGAAACCATGGCCGCGCCCCTGATCGAGCGCACGCTGGATTGCGCGCGCCGCGCCTTGCGGGACGCCAACCTGCAGCCGGCGGACGTGCGGGGCGTGGTGATGGTGGGCGGCGCCACCCGCACGCCGGTCGTGCGCCGCGCGGTCGGCGAGCTGTTCGGCCAGCCGCCGCTGACCGATCTGGATCCTGACCAGGTCGTGGCCCTGGGCGCTGCCTTGCAAGCCAACCTGCTGGCGGGCAACCGCATGGCGGGAGAAGACTGGCTGCTGCTGGACGTCATTCCGCTGTCGCTGGGCCTGGAAACCATGGGTGGGCTGGTGGAGCGCATCATTCCCCGCAACAGCACGATACCGGTGGCGCGGGCCCAGGAGTTCACGACGTTCAAGGACGGTCAGGGCGCCATGAGCATCCACGTGGTGCAGGGCGAGCGGGAACTGGTATCCGCATGCCGTTCGCTGGCGCGGTTCGAATTGCGCGGGATTCCTCCCATGGTGGCGGGCGCCGCGCGCATCCGCGTGACCTTCCAGGTCGATGCGGACGGGCTGCTGGGCGTCACCGCCCGCGAGCAGACCACGGGGGTCGAAGCCTCCGTGACGGTGAAGCCGTCGTACGGGCTGTCCGACGACGACATTACCCGCATGCTGGCCGACAGCATCGACCAGGCCGACGCGGATGCGCGCGCGCGCATGCTGCGCGAGCAGCAGGTCGAAGCACGCCAACTGGTGGAATCGGTGCGCGCGGCCCTGGCCGTCGACGGCGACTTGCTGGACGATGGCGAACGCGCACACGTGGACGAAGCCCTGGCGCGCGCCGACTCGGTGCGCGACGGGGATGACCTGGAGCAGGTGCGCGCCGCCGTCAGCGCGCTGTCCGAAGCGACAGACGCCTTCGCCGCCCGCCGCATGGATCGCAGTATCCGCAAGGCCTTGTCGGGCCGCAAACTGGATGAACTGAGCTGA
- the hscB gene encoding Fe-S protein assembly co-chaperone HscB gives MNSATVDDHFSLFGLPSRFDIDTTQLEQAWREVAARVHPDRYATASPAERRVAMQWAARANEAYRQLRDPLLRARYLCERAGVDLQTESNTSMDAAFLMQQMAWREMLDDVREQGGAGAAAAALDSELREAEAALHQQVGRLLDQQGDAAAAALKVREWMFVRKISQELAQAAG, from the coding sequence TTGAATTCCGCGACCGTGGACGACCATTTCTCGCTGTTCGGCCTGCCGTCGCGTTTCGACATCGATACCACGCAACTGGAACAGGCCTGGCGCGAGGTTGCCGCGCGCGTGCATCCGGATCGCTATGCGACCGCATCGCCTGCGGAACGCCGTGTCGCCATGCAATGGGCGGCGCGGGCCAACGAGGCTTACCGGCAATTGCGCGATCCCTTGCTGCGGGCCCGTTATCTTTGCGAACGGGCCGGTGTCGACCTGCAGACGGAAAGCAATACGTCGATGGACGCGGCGTTCCTGATGCAGCAGATGGCCTGGCGCGAAATGCTGGATGACGTTCGCGAGCAGGGTGGCGCGGGGGCGGCGGCCGCCGCGCTCGATAGCGAGCTGCGTGAAGCGGAGGCCGCCTTGCACCAGCAGGTCGGCCGGCTGCTGGACCAGCAGGGCGATGCCGCCGCGGCCGCGCTCAAGGTGCGCGAATGGATGTTCGTGCGCAAGATCAGCCAGGAACTGGCGCAGGCTGCCGGCTAG
- the iscA gene encoding iron-sulfur cluster assembly protein IscA, protein MAVTLTPQAANHISRYLQRRGKGLGLRLGVRTTGCSGMAYKLEYVDEPDAADQVFESHGVKVFVDPKSLSYIDGTELDYAREGLNEGFKFHNPNEKATCGCGESFTV, encoded by the coding sequence ATGGCTGTCACTCTGACCCCCCAAGCGGCAAACCACATCAGCCGTTATCTGCAGCGCCGCGGCAAAGGGTTGGGCCTGCGCCTGGGCGTCAGGACAACCGGCTGTTCGGGCATGGCCTACAAGCTGGAGTATGTGGATGAGCCCGACGCCGCCGACCAGGTGTTCGAAAGCCATGGCGTGAAGGTGTTTGTCGATCCCAAGAGCCTGTCGTATATCGACGGCACTGAACTCGACTACGCGCGTGAAGGGCTGAACGAAGGGTTCAAGTTCCACAACCCCAACGAAAAGGCGACCTGCGGCTGCGGCGAGTCTTTCACGGTTTGA